A section of the Falco rusticolus isolate bFalRus1 chromosome Z, bFalRus1.pri, whole genome shotgun sequence genome encodes:
- the FSD1L gene encoding FSD1-like protein isoform X4, with the protein MEEQREMLQKIVSTLASKNYEIHNFIDLLNHTIKNLQVNSSNVISELDEEFDGLYSILHEMKGSMASAIQQESMRKIQALQDQLSQCSNALESSEELLELAAQSLDIKDPVEFLKAARQIKDRVTTASAFCISLKPKVNDNMTHMMVDFTLERHILQSVKFLPVPKAPEIDLAACLVADNCITVSWRMPEEDSRIDHFLLEYRKTNCSGFPRAKDGQRWEAINYIKATEYTLSGLKFDTKYMNFRVQACNKAVAGEYSDPVTLETKAFVFGLDSTSCHLNLKVGDTYVEWVTTGGKGQEKIKGKENKSTSGPQSPKRISFSRSLVRRSSRDRFAGESYTVLGQLTFYDGNSKKLLYTFRTKFTQQLLPGFMIWCGGLTLSTGLQVPSVVKMHQKSENELSGSATSLNNIA; encoded by the exons ATGGAGGAGCAACGG GAGATGCTGCAAAAGATCGTTTCTACTCTAGCAAGcaaaaattatgaaattcaCAACTTCATTGACCTGCTGAACCATACAATAAAAAACCTTCAG GTAAACTCTTCTAATGTAATCAGTGAGCTGGATGAAGAATTTGATGGTCTGTATTCTATATTGCATGAGATGAAGGGGAGTATGGCCAGCGCTATTCAGCAAGAAAGTATGCGTAAAATTCAAGCTCTGCAG GATCAGCTTAGCCAATGTAGTAATGCCCTAGAGAGttctgaagagctgctggaaCTTGCTGCGCAGTCGCTGGACATAAAGGACCCTGTGGAATTCTTAAAG GCTGCCAGACAGATCAAAGATAG AGTCACAACGGCTTCAGCATTCTGCATCTCTCTGAAACCGAAGGTCAATGATAATATGACTCATATGATGGTGGACTTCACTCTGGAAAGGCACATACTCCAGTCCGTAAAGTTTTTGCCAG TACCCAAAGCTCCAGAGATAGATCTAGCAGCATGTTTGGTTGCTGATAACTGCATAACAGTGTCATGGAGAATGCCTGAAGAGGACAGCAGAATTGATCATTTTTTACTGGAGTATAGGAAAACCAACTGCAGTGGGTTTCCTCGAGCAAAAGATGGACAGCGTTGGGAAGCGATAAACTACATTAAAGCTACTGAATATACATTATCGG GTCTGAAATTTGATACAAAATACATGAATTTTAGAGTACAAGCTTGCAACAAAGCTGTGGCAGGGGAATACTCTGATCCTGTGACTCTGGAAACCAAAG CGTTTGTGTTCGGTTTGGACAGTACTTCATGTCACCTGAACTTGAAAGTTGGAGATACCTATGTTGAATGGGTTACTACTGGAGGCAAAggccaagaaaaaataaaagggaaggaaaataaaagcac AAGTGGCCCACAGTCTCCAAAGAGGATATCTTTTAGCAGATCCTTggtgaggaggagcagcagagatcGTTTTGCTGGTGAATCATACACGGTGTTAG GTCAGCTCACATTTTACGATGGAAACTCAAAGAAGCTCTTATACACCTTTAGAACAAAGTTTACTCAACAATTATTACCAGGCTTCATG atCTGGTGTGGTGGGCTTACGTTGAGTACTGGTTTGCAGGTGCCAAGTGTGGTGAAAATGCAccagaaaagtgaaaatgaattGAGTGGTTCGGCAACCAGTTTAAACAATATCGCCTAG
- the FSD1L gene encoding FSD1-like protein isoform X3 translates to MLQKIVSTLASKNYEIHNFIDLLNHTIKNLQVNSSNVISELDEEFDGLYSILHEMKGSMASAIQQESMRKIQALQDQLSQCSNALESSEELLELAAQSLDIKDPVEFLKAARQIKDRVTTASAFCISLKPKVNDNMTHMMVDFTLERHILQSVKFLPVPKAPEIDLAACLVADNCITVSWRMPEEDSRIDHFLLEYRKTNCSGFPRAKDGQRWEAINYIKATEYTLSGLKFDTKYMNFRVQACNKAVAGEYSDPVTLETKAFVFGLDSTSCHLNLKVGDTYVEWVTTGGKGQEKIKGKENKSTSGPQSPKRISFSRSLVRRSSRDRFAGESYTVLGDTAIESGQHYWEVRAQKECKSYSVGVTYRNLGKFEQLGKTNSSWCIHINNWLQTTFSAKHNNKTKTLDMPVPDRIGVYCDFDGGQLTFYDGNSKKLLYTFRTKFTQQLLPGFMIWCGGLTLSTGLQVPSVVKMHQKSENELSGSATSLNNIA, encoded by the exons ATGCTGCAAAAGATCGTTTCTACTCTAGCAAGcaaaaattatgaaattcaCAACTTCATTGACCTGCTGAACCATACAATAAAAAACCTTCAG GTAAACTCTTCTAATGTAATCAGTGAGCTGGATGAAGAATTTGATGGTCTGTATTCTATATTGCATGAGATGAAGGGGAGTATGGCCAGCGCTATTCAGCAAGAAAGTATGCGTAAAATTCAAGCTCTGCAG GATCAGCTTAGCCAATGTAGTAATGCCCTAGAGAGttctgaagagctgctggaaCTTGCTGCGCAGTCGCTGGACATAAAGGACCCTGTGGAATTCTTAAAG GCTGCCAGACAGATCAAAGATAG AGTCACAACGGCTTCAGCATTCTGCATCTCTCTGAAACCGAAGGTCAATGATAATATGACTCATATGATGGTGGACTTCACTCTGGAAAGGCACATACTCCAGTCCGTAAAGTTTTTGCCAG TACCCAAAGCTCCAGAGATAGATCTAGCAGCATGTTTGGTTGCTGATAACTGCATAACAGTGTCATGGAGAATGCCTGAAGAGGACAGCAGAATTGATCATTTTTTACTGGAGTATAGGAAAACCAACTGCAGTGGGTTTCCTCGAGCAAAAGATGGACAGCGTTGGGAAGCGATAAACTACATTAAAGCTACTGAATATACATTATCGG GTCTGAAATTTGATACAAAATACATGAATTTTAGAGTACAAGCTTGCAACAAAGCTGTGGCAGGGGAATACTCTGATCCTGTGACTCTGGAAACCAAAG CGTTTGTGTTCGGTTTGGACAGTACTTCATGTCACCTGAACTTGAAAGTTGGAGATACCTATGTTGAATGGGTTACTACTGGAGGCAAAggccaagaaaaaataaaagggaaggaaaataaaagcac AAGTGGCCCACAGTCTCCAAAGAGGATATCTTTTAGCAGATCCTTggtgaggaggagcagcagagatcGTTTTGCTGGTGAATCATACACGGTGTTAG gaGACACTGCTATTGAAAGTGGACAGCATTACTGGGAGGTGAGAGCCCAGAAGGAATGCAAATCCTACAGTGTGGGAGTAACATATAGAAACCTGGGGAAATTTGAGCAACTGGGGAAGACTAATTCAAGCTGGTGCATCCATATCAACAACTGGCTGCAAACcacattttcagcaaaacataataataaaaccaagaCTCTAGATATGCCTGTTCCAGACAGAATAGGAGTGTACTGCGACTTTGATGGAG GTCAGCTCACATTTTACGATGGAAACTCAAAGAAGCTCTTATACACCTTTAGAACAAAGTTTACTCAACAATTATTACCAGGCTTCATG atCTGGTGTGGTGGGCTTACGTTGAGTACTGGTTTGCAGGTGCCAAGTGTGGTGAAAATGCAccagaaaagtgaaaatgaattGAGTGGTTCGGCAACCAGTTTAAACAATATCGCCTAG
- the FSD1L gene encoding FSD1-like protein isoform X2: protein MEEQREMLQKIVSTLASKNYEIHNFIDLLNHTIKNLQVNSSNVISELDEEFDGLYSILHEMKGSMASAIQQESMRKIQALQDQLSQCSNALESSEELLELAAQSLDIKDPVEFLKAARQIKDRVTTASAFCISLKPKVNDNMTHMMVDFTLERHILQSVKFLPVPKAPEIDLAACLVADNCITVSWRMPEEDSRIDHFLLEYRKTNCSGFPRAKDGQRWEAINYIKATEYTLSGLKFDTKYMNFRVQACNKAVAGEYSDPVTLETKAFVFGLDSTSCHLNLKVGDTYVEWVTTGGKGQEKIKGKENKSTGPQSPKRISFSRSLVRRSSRDRFAGESYTVLGDTAIESGQHYWEVRAQKECKSYSVGVTYRNLGKFEQLGKTNSSWCIHINNWLQTTFSAKHNNKTKTLDMPVPDRIGVYCDFDGGQLTFYDGNSKKLLYTFRTKFTQQLLPGFMIWCGGLTLSTGLQVPSVVKMHQKSENELSGSATSLNNIA, encoded by the exons ATGGAGGAGCAACGG GAGATGCTGCAAAAGATCGTTTCTACTCTAGCAAGcaaaaattatgaaattcaCAACTTCATTGACCTGCTGAACCATACAATAAAAAACCTTCAG GTAAACTCTTCTAATGTAATCAGTGAGCTGGATGAAGAATTTGATGGTCTGTATTCTATATTGCATGAGATGAAGGGGAGTATGGCCAGCGCTATTCAGCAAGAAAGTATGCGTAAAATTCAAGCTCTGCAG GATCAGCTTAGCCAATGTAGTAATGCCCTAGAGAGttctgaagagctgctggaaCTTGCTGCGCAGTCGCTGGACATAAAGGACCCTGTGGAATTCTTAAAG GCTGCCAGACAGATCAAAGATAG AGTCACAACGGCTTCAGCATTCTGCATCTCTCTGAAACCGAAGGTCAATGATAATATGACTCATATGATGGTGGACTTCACTCTGGAAAGGCACATACTCCAGTCCGTAAAGTTTTTGCCAG TACCCAAAGCTCCAGAGATAGATCTAGCAGCATGTTTGGTTGCTGATAACTGCATAACAGTGTCATGGAGAATGCCTGAAGAGGACAGCAGAATTGATCATTTTTTACTGGAGTATAGGAAAACCAACTGCAGTGGGTTTCCTCGAGCAAAAGATGGACAGCGTTGGGAAGCGATAAACTACATTAAAGCTACTGAATATACATTATCGG GTCTGAAATTTGATACAAAATACATGAATTTTAGAGTACAAGCTTGCAACAAAGCTGTGGCAGGGGAATACTCTGATCCTGTGACTCTGGAAACCAAAG CGTTTGTGTTCGGTTTGGACAGTACTTCATGTCACCTGAACTTGAAAGTTGGAGATACCTATGTTGAATGGGTTACTACTGGAGGCAAAggccaagaaaaaataaaagggaaggaaaataaaagcac TGGCCCACAGTCTCCAAAGAGGATATCTTTTAGCAGATCCTTggtgaggaggagcagcagagatcGTTTTGCTGGTGAATCATACACGGTGTTAG gaGACACTGCTATTGAAAGTGGACAGCATTACTGGGAGGTGAGAGCCCAGAAGGAATGCAAATCCTACAGTGTGGGAGTAACATATAGAAACCTGGGGAAATTTGAGCAACTGGGGAAGACTAATTCAAGCTGGTGCATCCATATCAACAACTGGCTGCAAACcacattttcagcaaaacataataataaaaccaagaCTCTAGATATGCCTGTTCCAGACAGAATAGGAGTGTACTGCGACTTTGATGGAG GTCAGCTCACATTTTACGATGGAAACTCAAAGAAGCTCTTATACACCTTTAGAACAAAGTTTACTCAACAATTATTACCAGGCTTCATG atCTGGTGTGGTGGGCTTACGTTGAGTACTGGTTTGCAGGTGCCAAGTGTGGTGAAAATGCAccagaaaagtgaaaatgaattGAGTGGTTCGGCAACCAGTTTAAACAATATCGCCTAG
- the FSD1L gene encoding FSD1-like protein isoform X5 produces MEEQREMLQKIVSTLASKNYEIHNFIDLLNHTIKNLQVNSSNVISELDEEFDGLYSILHEMKGSMASAIQQESMRKIQALQDQLSQCSNALESSEELLELAAQSLDIKDPVEFLKAARQIKDRVTTASAFCISLKPKVNDNMTHMMVDFTLERHILQSVKFLPVPKAPEIDLAACLVADNCITVSWRMPEEDSRIDHFLLEYRKTNCSGFPRAKDGQRWEAINYIKATEYTLSGLKFDTKYMNFRVQACNKAVAGEYSDPVTLETKAFVFGLDSTSCHLNLKVGDTYVEWVTTGGKGQEKIKGKENKSTGPQSPKRISFSRSLVRRSSRDRFAGESYTVLGQLTFYDGNSKKLLYTFRTKFTQQLLPGFMIWCGGLTLSTGLQVPSVVKMHQKSENELSGSATSLNNIA; encoded by the exons ATGGAGGAGCAACGG GAGATGCTGCAAAAGATCGTTTCTACTCTAGCAAGcaaaaattatgaaattcaCAACTTCATTGACCTGCTGAACCATACAATAAAAAACCTTCAG GTAAACTCTTCTAATGTAATCAGTGAGCTGGATGAAGAATTTGATGGTCTGTATTCTATATTGCATGAGATGAAGGGGAGTATGGCCAGCGCTATTCAGCAAGAAAGTATGCGTAAAATTCAAGCTCTGCAG GATCAGCTTAGCCAATGTAGTAATGCCCTAGAGAGttctgaagagctgctggaaCTTGCTGCGCAGTCGCTGGACATAAAGGACCCTGTGGAATTCTTAAAG GCTGCCAGACAGATCAAAGATAG AGTCACAACGGCTTCAGCATTCTGCATCTCTCTGAAACCGAAGGTCAATGATAATATGACTCATATGATGGTGGACTTCACTCTGGAAAGGCACATACTCCAGTCCGTAAAGTTTTTGCCAG TACCCAAAGCTCCAGAGATAGATCTAGCAGCATGTTTGGTTGCTGATAACTGCATAACAGTGTCATGGAGAATGCCTGAAGAGGACAGCAGAATTGATCATTTTTTACTGGAGTATAGGAAAACCAACTGCAGTGGGTTTCCTCGAGCAAAAGATGGACAGCGTTGGGAAGCGATAAACTACATTAAAGCTACTGAATATACATTATCGG GTCTGAAATTTGATACAAAATACATGAATTTTAGAGTACAAGCTTGCAACAAAGCTGTGGCAGGGGAATACTCTGATCCTGTGACTCTGGAAACCAAAG CGTTTGTGTTCGGTTTGGACAGTACTTCATGTCACCTGAACTTGAAAGTTGGAGATACCTATGTTGAATGGGTTACTACTGGAGGCAAAggccaagaaaaaataaaagggaaggaaaataaaagcac TGGCCCACAGTCTCCAAAGAGGATATCTTTTAGCAGATCCTTggtgaggaggagcagcagagatcGTTTTGCTGGTGAATCATACACGGTGTTAG GTCAGCTCACATTTTACGATGGAAACTCAAAGAAGCTCTTATACACCTTTAGAACAAAGTTTACTCAACAATTATTACCAGGCTTCATG atCTGGTGTGGTGGGCTTACGTTGAGTACTGGTTTGCAGGTGCCAAGTGTGGTGAAAATGCAccagaaaagtgaaaatgaattGAGTGGTTCGGCAACCAGTTTAAACAATATCGCCTAG
- the FSD1L gene encoding FSD1-like protein isoform X1: MEEQREMLQKIVSTLASKNYEIHNFIDLLNHTIKNLQVNSSNVISELDEEFDGLYSILHEMKGSMASAIQQESMRKIQALQDQLSQCSNALESSEELLELAAQSLDIKDPVEFLKAARQIKDRVTTASAFCISLKPKVNDNMTHMMVDFTLERHILQSVKFLPVPKAPEIDLAACLVADNCITVSWRMPEEDSRIDHFLLEYRKTNCSGFPRAKDGQRWEAINYIKATEYTLSGLKFDTKYMNFRVQACNKAVAGEYSDPVTLETKAFVFGLDSTSCHLNLKVGDTYVEWVTTGGKGQEKIKGKENKSTSGPQSPKRISFSRSLVRRSSRDRFAGESYTVLGDTAIESGQHYWEVRAQKECKSYSVGVTYRNLGKFEQLGKTNSSWCIHINNWLQTTFSAKHNNKTKTLDMPVPDRIGVYCDFDGGQLTFYDGNSKKLLYTFRTKFTQQLLPGFMIWCGGLTLSTGLQVPSVVKMHQKSENELSGSATSLNNIA, translated from the exons ATGGAGGAGCAACGG GAGATGCTGCAAAAGATCGTTTCTACTCTAGCAAGcaaaaattatgaaattcaCAACTTCATTGACCTGCTGAACCATACAATAAAAAACCTTCAG GTAAACTCTTCTAATGTAATCAGTGAGCTGGATGAAGAATTTGATGGTCTGTATTCTATATTGCATGAGATGAAGGGGAGTATGGCCAGCGCTATTCAGCAAGAAAGTATGCGTAAAATTCAAGCTCTGCAG GATCAGCTTAGCCAATGTAGTAATGCCCTAGAGAGttctgaagagctgctggaaCTTGCTGCGCAGTCGCTGGACATAAAGGACCCTGTGGAATTCTTAAAG GCTGCCAGACAGATCAAAGATAG AGTCACAACGGCTTCAGCATTCTGCATCTCTCTGAAACCGAAGGTCAATGATAATATGACTCATATGATGGTGGACTTCACTCTGGAAAGGCACATACTCCAGTCCGTAAAGTTTTTGCCAG TACCCAAAGCTCCAGAGATAGATCTAGCAGCATGTTTGGTTGCTGATAACTGCATAACAGTGTCATGGAGAATGCCTGAAGAGGACAGCAGAATTGATCATTTTTTACTGGAGTATAGGAAAACCAACTGCAGTGGGTTTCCTCGAGCAAAAGATGGACAGCGTTGGGAAGCGATAAACTACATTAAAGCTACTGAATATACATTATCGG GTCTGAAATTTGATACAAAATACATGAATTTTAGAGTACAAGCTTGCAACAAAGCTGTGGCAGGGGAATACTCTGATCCTGTGACTCTGGAAACCAAAG CGTTTGTGTTCGGTTTGGACAGTACTTCATGTCACCTGAACTTGAAAGTTGGAGATACCTATGTTGAATGGGTTACTACTGGAGGCAAAggccaagaaaaaataaaagggaaggaaaataaaagcac AAGTGGCCCACAGTCTCCAAAGAGGATATCTTTTAGCAGATCCTTggtgaggaggagcagcagagatcGTTTTGCTGGTGAATCATACACGGTGTTAG gaGACACTGCTATTGAAAGTGGACAGCATTACTGGGAGGTGAGAGCCCAGAAGGAATGCAAATCCTACAGTGTGGGAGTAACATATAGAAACCTGGGGAAATTTGAGCAACTGGGGAAGACTAATTCAAGCTGGTGCATCCATATCAACAACTGGCTGCAAACcacattttcagcaaaacataataataaaaccaagaCTCTAGATATGCCTGTTCCAGACAGAATAGGAGTGTACTGCGACTTTGATGGAG GTCAGCTCACATTTTACGATGGAAACTCAAAGAAGCTCTTATACACCTTTAGAACAAAGTTTACTCAACAATTATTACCAGGCTTCATG atCTGGTGTGGTGGGCTTACGTTGAGTACTGGTTTGCAGGTGCCAAGTGTGGTGAAAATGCAccagaaaagtgaaaatgaattGAGTGGTTCGGCAACCAGTTTAAACAATATCGCCTAG